One Virgibacillus proomii DNA window includes the following coding sequences:
- a CDS encoding excisionase family DNA-binding protein, with translation MYLTIPETAEFLSIDEKKIHALVLQGRIRAVHDGEQFLINNEQFNTHLKQMEKYRAMIQDYLREPIPEDMDVNDED, from the coding sequence ATGTACTTAACGATACCAGAAACAGCAGAATTCCTATCTATTGATGAAAAGAAAATTCATGCATTAGTCTTGCAAGGACGGATACGGGCTGTTCATGATGGCGAGCAATTTCTCATTAACAACGAACAGTTTAATACGCATTTAAAGCAAATGGAAAAGTACCGGGCAATGATACAGGATTATTTGCGTGAACCTATCCCTGAAGATATGGATGTAAACGATGAGGATTAA
- a CDS encoding PTS sugar transporter subunit IIB codes for METNQEIKLIILCSWGATSSQLAKKVQEAAEKRGISITVDAGGTGEFKQKASNYNVALLEPQVRHLKKEVSKTAEQYQIPVELVDQRAFALMDGDKVLDQVLKLMNK; via the coding sequence ATGGAAACAAATCAAGAAATTAAATTAATTATTCTATGCAGCTGGGGTGCTACCTCAAGTCAGTTAGCAAAAAAAGTACAAGAAGCAGCTGAAAAAAGAGGGATCTCGATAACCGTAGACGCTGGGGGTACTGGTGAATTTAAACAAAAAGCTAGTAATTATAATGTAGCTTTACTAGAGCCGCAAGTACGTCATTTGAAAAAGGAAGTATCTAAAACTGCAGAACAATATCAAATCCCAGTAGAACTTGTTGATCAACGCGCATTTGCCTTGATGGACGGGGATAAGGTGTTAGATCAAGTTTTAAAATTAATGAATAAATAG
- a CDS encoding sigma 54-interacting transcriptional regulator gives MSRLHDIMNLLLENDSLSASEVSEMLHIDRSTASRYLNSLVKENKAEKIPGKPVKYKVNSLFNGNADFRSMKGIGKSLQPILEQGMAALLYPSRNIPILLTGETGTGKTYLAETLCKLAQKRLNKQQEVPFVSFNCADYAQNTELLVGQIFGIKEGAFTGAMEDRVGLVEKANGGILFLDEIHRLPPSGQEMLFYLMDKGIYRVLGETTKDRYANITLIGATTEDPHKALLPALVRRFSIKLTLPSLRERTRAEREELVHHFLMQEANKMDTNLAITDNSREALLNYPCPGNIGQLKGDIQIACAHAYLRYLNQHEEKVLIQSSDLPDNIASYATSDSMKQQEVSATLAAEEEIPELSIGIPNIYQKIANQNDHKTIHETIRNYITDLAKKYRQPSPSQQGWQQLIDDDLFNALREANKHLNNLAFHLDVNQLYVIGLHLQNYRDHEHEEKKDLPIIIHPNAVYRQAAQQLAAYLESAIGLQLPEEEVELMAHFLTADESNAPTKEQTIAVILITHGTATASSMAEVTNTLLGNEVIQAIDMPLHMSATEIYQHVKHKIRNMTNIKGALLLVDIGSLITIGDAIQHDLDVEIKTLSSVNLPMVLEAGRKSLHSNISLEEIYHDTKKAMTVFVKEETTYSPIEKKRMITTVCFTGEGAAQLLETWIENQLTDIDEDVLIRSVRIDPTTKDTTILEDLKNHYDIVAIIGTVPVAIDGIPYLPAWELLQEEGISRMLKLLEVTRKTPKLKDGEIKRNEILPLVLKGLGEIVTYINPKPLVQVLNDKMPIIAEFYGWDMNRKLGMWMHIGSLMDRLVGAKLKNNVEQLLSSIPLDRQFTMQAREKEIWEPLFSELEKMYYFQLHPPIREALVKLSR, from the coding sequence ATGAGTCGATTACATGATATTATGAATCTTTTATTGGAAAATGATAGCTTAAGTGCCTCTGAAGTTAGCGAGATGCTTCATATTGATCGTTCTACAGCCAGTCGCTACTTAAACTCCCTTGTTAAAGAAAACAAAGCAGAAAAAATTCCAGGAAAACCAGTAAAATACAAGGTCAATTCACTATTTAATGGAAACGCTGACTTTCGTAGTATGAAAGGAATTGGCAAAAGCTTGCAGCCTATTTTAGAACAAGGGATGGCAGCACTACTTTACCCGTCCCGAAATATTCCGATTTTACTTACAGGTGAAACCGGCACAGGTAAAACGTATTTAGCAGAAACGTTATGTAAATTAGCGCAAAAACGATTAAATAAACAGCAAGAAGTACCATTTGTTTCATTTAACTGTGCAGATTATGCGCAAAATACTGAATTATTAGTTGGACAAATTTTTGGTATAAAGGAAGGCGCGTTTACAGGTGCTATGGAAGACCGGGTTGGATTAGTAGAAAAAGCAAATGGAGGAATTTTATTTCTTGATGAAATTCATCGTTTGCCCCCATCTGGTCAAGAAATGTTATTTTATTTAATGGACAAAGGAATCTATCGTGTATTAGGAGAAACGACGAAGGATCGTTATGCAAATATCACGTTAATCGGGGCTACTACAGAAGATCCTCATAAAGCCTTGCTACCAGCGCTTGTACGCCGCTTCTCCATCAAGCTTACTCTTCCTTCGTTGCGGGAACGAACACGTGCGGAGCGAGAAGAACTTGTTCATCATTTCCTCATGCAAGAAGCGAATAAAATGGATACCAATTTGGCCATTACTGATAATAGTCGAGAGGCATTGTTAAATTACCCATGTCCAGGAAATATTGGCCAATTAAAAGGCGATATTCAGATTGCTTGTGCCCATGCATATTTACGTTATTTAAATCAACATGAGGAAAAAGTGCTTATCCAATCATCGGACTTGCCAGATAATATTGCGTCCTATGCTACTTCGGATTCGATGAAACAGCAAGAAGTCTCTGCTACGTTAGCTGCTGAAGAAGAAATACCTGAACTTTCGATTGGGATACCTAATATCTATCAAAAAATAGCAAACCAAAATGATCATAAAACCATTCATGAAACGATTAGAAACTATATTACTGACTTAGCCAAAAAGTATCGTCAACCATCCCCTTCCCAACAAGGATGGCAGCAATTAATCGATGACGATTTGTTCAATGCCTTACGAGAGGCAAACAAACATTTAAATAATCTAGCTTTTCACTTGGATGTTAATCAATTATATGTCATTGGTTTGCATTTACAGAATTATCGAGATCATGAACATGAAGAAAAGAAAGATTTACCTATTATTATTCATCCAAATGCCGTATATCGACAAGCTGCACAACAGCTGGCAGCATACCTAGAGTCCGCCATTGGTTTACAGCTGCCAGAGGAAGAAGTTGAATTAATGGCACATTTTTTAACGGCTGATGAATCTAATGCGCCAACGAAAGAACAGACGATAGCTGTGATTTTGATTACACATGGAACAGCAACTGCTTCCTCCATGGCCGAAGTTACGAATACATTACTAGGAAATGAGGTAATCCAAGCAATTGATATGCCCCTGCACATGTCAGCTACAGAAATATATCAGCATGTTAAGCACAAGATCAGGAATATGACAAATATTAAAGGTGCGCTTTTATTGGTTGATATTGGATCACTCATTACAATTGGTGATGCGATTCAACATGACCTAGATGTAGAGATAAAAACATTATCAAGTGTAAATCTACCAATGGTACTGGAAGCGGGTAGAAAATCGCTTCATTCTAACATTTCGTTGGAGGAGATATATCATGATACGAAAAAAGCGATGACTGTATTTGTGAAAGAGGAAACAACATATTCTCCTATTGAAAAGAAACGAATGATTACTACAGTTTGTTTTACCGGGGAAGGTGCAGCACAATTATTGGAAACATGGATTGAAAACCAGCTAACAGATATAGACGAGGATGTGCTGATTCGTTCGGTTCGAATTGATCCGACGACAAAGGATACGACAATCTTAGAGGATTTGAAAAATCATTACGATATTGTAGCAATTATCGGTACAGTGCCGGTAGCAATTGATGGAATCCCATATCTACCTGCATGGGAACTACTACAGGAAGAAGGGATTTCTCGTATGCTAAAACTACTGGAAGTGACGCGAAAAACGCCAAAATTAAAAGATGGAGAAATTAAAAGAAATGAAATTTTACCACTTGTTTTGAAGGGACTCGGTGAAATAGTAACGTATATTAATCCGAAACCACTAGTTCAAGTATTAAATGATAAAATGCCAATCATTGCCGAATTTTATGGATGGGATATGAATAGAAAGCTAGGGATGTGGATGCATATCGGCAGCCTGATGGACCGCTTAGTAGGTGCCAAGCTAAAGAATAATGTGGAACAGTTGCTTTCTTCTATTCCACTAGACCGCCAGTTTACGATGCAGGCTCGGGAAAAAGAAATTTGGGAGCCGCTATTTTCTGAACTAGAAAAAATGTATTATTTTCAATTACATCCGCCAATTAGGGAAGCATTAGTGAAACTATCTCGTTAA
- a CDS encoding GNAT family N-acetyltransferase, translated as MEIKKGQKNFYVGDKKNPIAEITYYLSDDGNIVIDHTEVADELRGKGIAGKLVAAVVEQAKAEGKKIKPICSYAKNKMEKTPEYQDVLV; from the coding sequence GTGGAGATAAAAAAAGGTCAAAAGAATTTCTATGTTGGCGATAAGAAAAATCCAATAGCAGAAATAACGTATTATCTATCGGATGATGGCAATATCGTTATTGATCATACGGAGGTAGCTGATGAGTTGCGCGGAAAGGGCATAGCTGGAAAATTAGTAGCTGCAGTTGTAGAACAAGCAAAAGCAGAAGGGAAAAAAATTAAACCTATTTGTTCTTACGCTAAAAATAAAATGGAAAAAACTCCAGAATACCAGGATGTCCTAGTATAA
- a CDS encoding PTS lactose/cellobiose transporter subunit IIA, with amino-acid sequence MDYEAIMMQLILHGGNARGAAYEALDAAEEYDFTEAEKKLEEAHDEFVKGHKYQTELIQSQNEDTVPSFFMIHAQDHIMTAQAEIQLIKRMIEQLRKTEVMEKRLEKLESN; translated from the coding sequence ATGGACTATGAAGCAATTATGATGCAGCTTATCTTGCACGGCGGCAATGCCCGCGGTGCAGCATATGAAGCATTAGATGCCGCAGAAGAATATGATTTTACCGAAGCAGAAAAGAAACTCGAAGAAGCGCATGATGAATTCGTTAAAGGGCATAAATATCAAACCGAACTGATTCAAAGTCAAAATGAAGACACGGTTCCAAGCTTTTTCATGATTCATGCGCAGGATCACATTATGACAGCGCAAGCAGAAATCCAGTTAATTAAGCGGATGATTGAACAGCTACGAAAAACAGAAGTGATGGAGAAACGTTTGGAAAAACTGGAAAGCAACTAA
- a CDS encoding aldehyde dehydrogenase family protein: MRTNVKHFINGDWVESTGTDTIDVINPATEEVIGKISSGTEEDLNKAVVAAKAVLPSFSETTKEERIDMLKAIASEYEKRKDELVEVITEELGSPVTMSEKVHYQMGYNHFTHVAKALKSFVFEENRGNHIIRKETIGVSGLITPWNFPTNQVSTKIASAIAAGSPVVLKPASRTPFAAMILAEVIQKAGIPKGAFNLVNGTGSIIGNRISTHPDIDFVSFTGSGKVGEKIMKNSAKTIKKVALELGGKSPLIVLDDADVNEAAKTAISHIMMNTGQVCSAATRAIIPVTMKNDFEEAIKHTLPSFKYGDPKKTDVKTGPVVSKEQWETVQSYIKKGIDEGATLLVGGLGKPKGMETGYFVKPTVFTDVSNDMVIAQEEIFGPVLSIIAYNDLEEALNIANDTVYGLAGYVVGKNKDTLSYVANKIKAGQITVNNGKIDFMAPFGGYKQSGIGREWGDFGIEEFLEIKAILGMSS; the protein is encoded by the coding sequence ATGCGAACAAATGTAAAGCATTTTATAAATGGGGATTGGGTTGAGTCTACTGGCACGGACACCATTGACGTTATCAACCCCGCAACGGAAGAAGTAATTGGAAAAATAAGCTCTGGTACAGAAGAAGATTTAAATAAAGCTGTTGTTGCTGCTAAAGCTGTACTGCCATCATTTTCAGAAACAACGAAAGAAGAACGAATAGACATGCTTAAGGCAATTGCTTCAGAGTATGAAAAAAGAAAAGATGAATTGGTTGAAGTTATTACAGAAGAGCTTGGTTCGCCGGTAACTATGTCAGAAAAAGTCCACTATCAAATGGGATATAATCATTTCACACATGTTGCAAAAGCGCTAAAGTCATTTGTCTTTGAGGAAAACCGTGGTAATCACATCATTCGAAAAGAAACAATCGGTGTTAGTGGATTAATTACACCATGGAACTTTCCGACCAATCAAGTATCCACAAAAATAGCAAGTGCTATTGCCGCAGGCAGCCCTGTTGTTTTAAAACCTGCTTCAAGAACCCCTTTTGCAGCGATGATACTAGCTGAGGTCATTCAGAAGGCTGGTATACCAAAAGGAGCATTTAATTTAGTAAATGGAACCGGATCCATTATTGGTAATAGAATTAGTACGCATCCAGATATTGACTTTGTCTCTTTCACTGGTTCTGGGAAAGTGGGAGAAAAAATCATGAAAAATAGCGCAAAAACGATTAAGAAAGTTGCACTTGAACTTGGTGGAAAGTCACCACTCATCGTTCTAGACGATGCCGATGTGAATGAAGCAGCCAAAACAGCCATCTCCCATATTATGATGAATACAGGACAAGTTTGTTCGGCAGCAACTCGAGCCATTATTCCTGTAACCATGAAAAACGATTTTGAAGAGGCAATCAAACATACCCTTCCTTCATTTAAATATGGCGATCCGAAAAAAACCGATGTCAAAACCGGACCAGTCGTATCAAAAGAACAGTGGGAGACGGTTCAGTCTTATATTAAAAAGGGCATAGATGAAGGAGCAACCTTGCTTGTCGGTGGACTAGGGAAACCAAAAGGGATGGAAACAGGCTATTTTGTAAAACCTACTGTGTTTACGGATGTTTCCAATGATATGGTTATTGCACAAGAAGAAATCTTTGGTCCGGTACTGTCGATTATTGCCTATAATGATTTAGAAGAAGCATTAAACATTGCTAATGATACGGTTTACGGTCTTGCTGGATATGTAGTAGGTAAAAATAAAGACACACTATCCTATGTGGCAAATAAAATTAAAGCAGGACAAATTACTGTGAATAATGGTAAAATTGACTTCATGGCACCATTTGGCGGTTATAAACAATCTGGGATCGGCAGAGAATGGGGCGACTTTGGTATCGAAGAATTTTTAGAGATAAAAGCAATTTTGGGGATGTCCTCCTAA
- a CDS encoding aspartyl-phosphate phosphatase Spo0E family protein, giving the protein MKVIEPKSSHLSATINRKKKEMVTLGLKYGLTDWRTVKCSQQLDTLLNLQNNLKPVFITGFIIISFIS; this is encoded by the coding sequence ATGAAAGTTATAGAACCAAAGTCTTCACACTTATCCGCAACCATTAACAGGAAAAAAAAAGAAATGGTTACCCTTGGATTGAAATATGGGTTAACTGACTGGCGAACTGTTAAATGTAGCCAACAGCTTGATACATTATTAAATTTACAAAATAACTTAAAGCCCGTATTTATCACTGGTTTTATAATCATATCTTTTATCTCTTAG
- a CDS encoding PTS sugar transporter subunit IIC — MIEWLENHLMEPLGKIAQNKYLQAIRDAFVIFALPVIITGAIFLIIANPPTSLDWGIINAWENAVTPIQAELLFPFNLTFGLMALTVSFGVGYSLAIRQEMDAVMAGILSMLAFFMTAFPVTDITKVPFGDILNYLGGQGLFVAIILGIATTEAMRFLINKGFTFEMPAGVPPYVMRTFRALIPFMVILPLVWIIAWIVWANYEVTLPQLVLDLFSPLVSASNSYWAALGMILLMLILWSIGIHGMNVVSSVAYPFWMTQLAENADAVKAGTEATGIVTEPFFHMFTHVGGSGATLGLVIFMLFSASVQLKQVGKTAIIPSLFNINEPVIFGLPIVLNPILIIPFVLGPAVIVTINYILFATGILPPVVIQPPFTVPIFFGGFIATGGSWLAGLVQIMNVVIATLIYYPFFKKYEKQLVQQEQEEAVETSVN, encoded by the coding sequence ATGATTGAATGGTTGGAAAATCACTTAATGGAGCCATTAGGTAAAATTGCTCAAAACAAATATTTGCAAGCAATTCGTGATGCATTTGTCATTTTCGCTCTACCTGTCATTATCACAGGAGCTATTTTCCTTATTATTGCTAATCCGCCAACTTCATTGGACTGGGGTATCATTAATGCTTGGGAAAATGCAGTAACACCAATTCAAGCGGAATTATTATTTCCATTTAATTTAACTTTTGGTTTAATGGCATTAACCGTGTCCTTTGGGGTTGGTTATAGTCTGGCAATTCGCCAAGAAATGGATGCGGTAATGGCTGGGATTCTTTCCATGCTGGCGTTTTTCATGACTGCATTTCCTGTCACAGACATTACCAAGGTTCCATTCGGTGATATTTTAAATTATCTTGGAGGACAAGGATTATTTGTTGCCATTATTTTAGGGATTGCAACAACGGAGGCGATGCGGTTTTTAATTAACAAAGGATTTACCTTTGAAATGCCTGCCGGTGTACCACCATATGTAATGAGAACATTTAGAGCACTTATTCCATTTATGGTTATTTTACCGTTAGTTTGGATCATTGCCTGGATTGTATGGGCGAATTATGAAGTAACCCTGCCACAATTAGTGCTTGATTTATTCAGTCCATTAGTTAGTGCGTCTAATTCATACTGGGCAGCACTTGGTATGATCTTATTGATGTTAATTTTATGGTCAATTGGTATTCATGGGATGAACGTTGTTTCTTCTGTTGCCTATCCGTTTTGGATGACACAACTAGCAGAAAATGCGGATGCAGTTAAAGCTGGTACAGAAGCAACTGGTATTGTAACAGAGCCGTTCTTCCATATGTTTACTCATGTTGGTGGATCAGGTGCAACACTTGGACTTGTTATATTTATGTTGTTTTCAGCATCTGTTCAGTTGAAGCAAGTAGGAAAAACGGCAATTATTCCGTCGTTGTTTAATATTAATGAACCGGTTATTTTTGGATTGCCAATTGTGTTAAATCCAATCTTGATTATTCCGTTTGTTTTAGGTCCGGCGGTTATCGTGACCATTAACTATATTTTATTTGCAACCGGAATTTTACCACCCGTCGTTATTCAACCACCATTTACTGTACCAATTTTCTTTGGTGGATTTATTGCAACAGGGGGTTCCTGGTTAGCAGGTCTCGTACAAATTATGAACGTCGTTATTGCGACATTAATTTACTATCCTTTCTTTAAAAAATATGAAAAACAATTGGTGCAACAAGAACAAGAGGAAGCAGTTGAAACAAGCGTCAACTAG